A genomic segment from Pediococcus acidilactici encodes:
- a CDS encoding asparaginase, whose product MKKILALHTGGTISMSASNDKVKTNEENPLLDTQFINENIDLANEVVLNKPSEHITPEDMLVIKKRVKKAIDNAECDGIVITHGTDTLEETAYFLDLTVPSVIPIVLTGAMRSSNELGSDGVYNFQSAILTAASDEAKGKGVLVVMNDEIHTARFVTKTHTTNVDTFRTPTFGPLGIVYKRDIRFFQALISQQVCDIDQLVDGVYLVKAYAGIPGSIFEALDRPETKGVVIEGLGAGNLPVEVVEPIQRLIKKGIPVVMVSRCYNGLAEPIYDYVGGGIDLERMGVIFCQGLNGQKARIKLQVGLSNHMNGKEIAHYMHDAVS is encoded by the coding sequence ATGAAAAAGATATTAGCGTTACACACTGGCGGAACGATTTCGATGTCGGCTAGTAATGATAAGGTAAAAACTAACGAAGAGAATCCGCTATTAGATACCCAATTTATCAATGAAAATATTGACCTGGCGAACGAAGTGGTCCTAAACAAACCATCGGAACACATTACCCCAGAAGATATGTTGGTAATCAAAAAACGGGTCAAAAAGGCAATCGACAACGCCGAATGCGATGGAATCGTAATTACTCATGGTACCGATACGCTTGAAGAAACGGCTTACTTCCTCGACTTAACGGTTCCTAGCGTAATCCCGATTGTTTTAACGGGCGCAATGCGCTCATCTAACGAACTCGGCTCTGACGGTGTTTATAATTTCCAAAGTGCGATTTTAACTGCGGCCTCGGACGAAGCCAAGGGTAAAGGGGTTTTAGTGGTGATGAATGATGAAATCCACACCGCCCGGTTTGTTACTAAAACCCATACAACTAACGTAGATACCTTCCGGACGCCCACGTTTGGTCCTTTAGGAATTGTATATAAACGGGACATTCGTTTTTTCCAAGCCTTAATTAGTCAACAAGTTTGTGATATTGACCAGCTAGTTGATGGCGTTTACCTAGTTAAAGCTTACGCGGGGATTCCTGGTTCCATTTTTGAAGCGCTCGACCGCCCTGAAACTAAGGGAGTTGTTATTGAAGGTTTAGGTGCGGGAAATCTGCCAGTCGAAGTAGTTGAACCCATCCAGAGGTTGATTAAAAAGGGCATTCCGGTAGTGATGGTTTCCCGTTGTTACAATGGACTTGCTGAACCAATTTATGATTACGTTGGTGGTGGCATTGATTTAGAACGGATGGGAGTAATCTTTTGTCAGGGACTTAACGGACAAAAAGCACGAATTAAGCTTCAAGTAGGGTTAAGCAACCACATGAATGGTAAAGAGATTGCGCACTACATGCACGACGCCGTCTCCTAA
- a CDS encoding M13 family metallopeptidase produces MTSSVKEDFYDAVNGEWLKTAKIPDDHSSTGGFMDLVDGVDKQLMKDFAAMRNHEVEPETPELAEFIKFYEMAADFQQRDADGVAPLLPYLAQIEKLQSWADVNANLKELFYNGVDLPVDIGIEPDLKGDGADKRNVLWAGGVSLILPDKTYYEADNPNGPQLMKIFTEMMNQLLVKIGKTPEEAHTIVEQAKRFDASLAPYRKNSEELSDVAKLYNPMEFTQFADEVQSIDVKKLVQELLGTQPKQIIVTEPRFYENLNQVANDETFADFKSWAYVNMVRSLTGYLSEEFRQIGGMYGRALSGQKVSMPQEKSAFYLARRTFSQVVGEYYGHRYFGEAAKKDVHEMVVAMINVYEKRLANNDWLGEATKQKAIKKLRSLKILVGYPDELKPVYKKLKTKTAVQGGSLVENVQNFSRIFLEDQLEKYGKKVDRSEWHMSADTVNAYYSPEGNLICFPAAILQAPFYSLKQTASQNYGGIGAVMAHEISHAFDPNGALFDEYGNMDNWWTQADLDHFHKLSEAMVQEFDGLPFAGGKVNGKLVVTENVADDGGLSAALEATKATDDPNLKEFFTNWARIWRTKATPEREQLLLAIDVHAPSKLRANVQVQNFQEFYDTFDVKPGDGMYMAPEKRVQIW; encoded by the coding sequence ATGACAAGTTCAGTTAAAGAGGATTTTTACGATGCAGTTAACGGAGAATGGCTAAAAACGGCTAAAATTCCGGACGATCATTCGTCAACCGGAGGTTTTATGGATCTCGTTGACGGGGTCGATAAACAGTTAATGAAGGATTTTGCCGCAATGCGGAATCACGAAGTTGAGCCCGAAACTCCCGAATTGGCCGAATTCATTAAGTTTTATGAAATGGCGGCGGATTTTCAACAACGGGACGCAGATGGAGTAGCTCCGTTATTACCGTACCTTGCGCAAATTGAAAAATTACAAAGTTGGGCAGACGTTAACGCCAACTTGAAAGAATTGTTCTACAACGGGGTCGATTTACCGGTGGATATCGGAATTGAACCTGATTTAAAGGGTGACGGTGCCGACAAACGCAACGTTTTGTGGGCTGGCGGCGTTAGCTTGATTTTGCCAGATAAAACTTACTATGAAGCGGACAACCCTAACGGACCGCAACTGATGAAAATCTTTACCGAAATGATGAACCAGCTTTTGGTAAAAATTGGCAAAACTCCCGAAGAAGCCCATACCATTGTTGAACAAGCAAAACGGTTTGATGCTAGCTTGGCACCATACCGTAAAAACTCGGAAGAACTTAGTGACGTTGCCAAACTTTATAATCCAATGGAATTTACGCAGTTTGCGGACGAAGTTCAAAGCATCGACGTTAAAAAATTAGTTCAAGAATTGTTAGGCACGCAACCAAAACAAATCATCGTTACCGAACCCCGGTTCTATGAAAACCTCAACCAAGTGGCTAATGACGAGACTTTTGCCGACTTTAAGAGCTGGGCATACGTTAACATGGTCCGTTCTTTGACGGGTTACCTTAGCGAAGAGTTTCGGCAAATTGGTGGAATGTACGGCAGGGCGTTGTCCGGACAGAAAGTTTCCATGCCACAAGAAAAGAGTGCCTTTTACTTAGCACGTCGGACGTTTAGTCAAGTAGTTGGCGAATATTATGGTCACCGATACTTTGGGGAAGCTGCTAAAAAAGACGTTCATGAGATGGTGGTTGCCATGATTAACGTTTACGAAAAGCGCTTGGCAAACAACGACTGGCTAGGGGAAGCTACCAAACAAAAGGCAATTAAGAAGTTACGCTCTTTGAAAATTTTGGTAGGTTATCCAGACGAATTGAAGCCGGTGTATAAGAAATTAAAGACGAAGACTGCGGTACAGGGGGGCAGTCTAGTTGAAAATGTACAAAACTTCTCCCGGATTTTCCTTGAAGATCAGTTAGAAAAGTATGGTAAAAAAGTTGACCGTAGCGAATGGCACATGAGTGCAGATACGGTCAACGCGTACTATTCTCCCGAGGGTAACTTAATCTGTTTCCCAGCGGCAATTTTACAAGCACCGTTCTACAGCTTGAAGCAGACTGCTAGCCAAAACTACGGCGGAATTGGTGCGGTGATGGCTCATGAAATTTCGCACGCCTTTGATCCTAACGGGGCCCTCTTTGACGAATATGGCAACATGGACAATTGGTGGACGCAAGCTGACTTAGATCACTTCCATAAACTATCCGAAGCCATGGTTCAGGAATTTGATGGACTACCATTTGCGGGTGGCAAAGTTAACGGTAAGTTGGTGGTAACGGAAAACGTTGCTGATGATGGCGGGCTTAGTGCGGCATTAGAGGCGACAAAAGCAACCGACGACCCTAACTTGAAGGAATTCTTTACAAATTGGGCGCGAATTTGGCGGACTAAGGCAACTCCAGAGCGAGAACAATTACTGCTAGCTATCGACGTTCACGCCCCATCTAAACTGCGGGCAAACGTTCAAGTACAAAATTTCCAAGAATTTTACGATACTTTTGACGTAAAGCCTGGCGATGGAATGTACATGGCCCCAGAAAAACGGGTGCAAATCTGGTAA
- the asnA gene encoding aspartate--ammonia ligase, translating to MHLIIPEKYDPKLTVRETQGAIRFIRETFQDEFGKKMNLSRVSAPMFVERSTGLNDDLNGMENPVSFTMQDLPEHKIEIVHSLAKWKRMALARNGFGLHEGIYTNMNAIRKDEDLDNLHSIYVDQWDWEKIITPEERTEAVLQDTVRKIFQVIKHMEHEVWYKYPQAAYQLPEKIHFITTQELEDRWPEKSPQEREKAITQELGCVFLMKIGGPLRSGTRHDGRAPDYDDWNLNGDILFWYPPLQCVLELSSMGIRVDENALRRQLKMANAEERSKLPFHKALLQGKLPYTIGGGIGQSRLCLLLLGKAHVGEVQASIWPQTMVEQCKAAGIQLL from the coding sequence ATGCATTTAATAATTCCAGAAAAATATGATCCAAAATTAACGGTGCGCGAAACTCAAGGAGCAATTCGGTTTATAAGGGAAACTTTCCAAGATGAATTTGGTAAAAAAATGAACTTATCCAGAGTTTCAGCACCAATGTTTGTTGAACGTTCCACCGGACTTAATGATGATTTAAACGGAATGGAAAATCCGGTATCTTTTACAATGCAGGACCTCCCCGAACATAAAATTGAAATTGTACATTCCTTGGCGAAATGGAAAAGGATGGCCTTAGCACGCAACGGTTTTGGATTGCACGAAGGGATTTATACCAACATGAATGCAATTCGTAAAGACGAAGATTTAGATAATTTGCATTCTATATACGTTGACCAATGGGATTGGGAGAAAATTATTACTCCGGAAGAACGGACCGAAGCAGTTTTGCAGGATACCGTCCGGAAAATTTTTCAAGTTATTAAGCATATGGAACATGAGGTTTGGTATAAATATCCACAGGCCGCGTACCAATTACCTGAAAAAATTCATTTTATAACCACTCAAGAATTAGAAGATCGTTGGCCGGAAAAAAGCCCTCAAGAACGAGAAAAGGCGATTACTCAGGAACTAGGCTGCGTTTTTCTAATGAAAATTGGTGGCCCACTGCGGTCGGGAACCCGACATGACGGTCGCGCTCCGGACTATGATGATTGGAACTTAAATGGTGACATTTTGTTTTGGTACCCGCCTTTACAATGTGTCTTAGAACTTTCTAGTATGGGGATTAGAGTTGACGAAAATGCACTTCGTCGGCAACTGAAAATGGCTAATGCTGAAGAGCGGAGTAAACTTCCTTTTCACAAAGCTTTGTTGCAGGGGAAACTTCCGTACACCATTGGAGGCGGGATCGGACAATCTCGGCTATGCTTACTACTATTAGGTAAAGCTCACGTTGGGGAAGTACAAGCCAGTATCTGGCCACAAACAATGGTTGAACAATGTAAAGCTGCGGGAATTCAGCTTTTATAA
- a CDS encoding NCS2 family permease: MKNIAKYFQFEQLKTNFKTEIIAGITTYISMVYIMFVNPNVLGASGMDKGAIFTATALASAIGCFLMGILANYPIASAPALGINAFFAYSVVIGMKVPWQTALAGVFVASLIFLLITIFKLRELIINAIPADLKHAISAGIGMFVAFLGLSQGGLVVANPDTMVGLGSFTTPATWITVFGLVVTIILMVRRVPGAIFFGMVLTTLFGMVTGVIHAPTHLVAAAPSLKPTFLTAVSHVGDINTLQLWVVVLTFLLVTFFDTAGTLVGLATQAGFMKDNKMPRVGKALMSDSTAMLTGSLLGTSPVGAFVESSAGIAVGGRSGFTVVITGIMFILGIFFSPLLTVVTSQVTAPALIIVGVLMAQQTREINWDRLEIAIPAFLIIIGMPLTYSISDGMALGIISYPIAMIAAKRGKEVHPLMYGLFFVFIGFIAILNV; the protein is encoded by the coding sequence TTGAAGAATATCGCTAAGTATTTTCAATTCGAACAATTGAAGACGAATTTTAAAACCGAGATTATTGCGGGAATCACTACCTATATCTCGATGGTTTACATTATGTTTGTAAACCCCAATGTTTTAGGAGCTTCGGGGATGGACAAGGGGGCAATTTTTACCGCCACTGCCTTGGCTAGTGCAATTGGTTGTTTCTTGATGGGGATTTTAGCAAACTATCCGATTGCCTCCGCACCGGCTTTAGGGATCAACGCCTTTTTTGCTTATTCGGTAGTAATTGGAATGAAGGTGCCTTGGCAAACCGCTTTGGCCGGAGTGTTCGTGGCGTCACTAATTTTCTTGTTGATTACGATTTTTAAATTGCGAGAATTAATTATCAATGCCATTCCTGCGGATTTAAAACACGCTATTTCGGCAGGAATTGGAATGTTTGTAGCCTTTCTAGGATTGAGCCAAGGTGGTTTGGTGGTTGCTAACCCAGACACCATGGTTGGTTTGGGTTCGTTTACTACACCGGCCACCTGGATTACCGTGTTTGGTTTAGTGGTTACCATTATCTTAATGGTTCGGCGAGTTCCAGGCGCCATCTTCTTTGGAATGGTCTTGACCACGTTATTTGGAATGGTAACTGGAGTAATTCACGCCCCTACGCACTTGGTAGCCGCAGCGCCAAGTTTAAAACCAACTTTTCTAACGGCGGTTTCCCACGTTGGCGACATTAACACCTTGCAACTCTGGGTGGTGGTCCTGACCTTCTTATTGGTAACCTTCTTTGATACAGCAGGGACGTTAGTTGGTTTAGCTACCCAAGCAGGATTTATGAAGGACAATAAAATGCCTCGCGTTGGGAAGGCTTTGATGTCGGATTCGACCGCCATGCTAACGGGTTCATTATTAGGAACTTCGCCGGTGGGTGCCTTTGTAGAATCATCGGCCGGCATCGCGGTGGGTGGCCGTTCTGGTTTTACCGTAGTAATTACCGGAATTATGTTTATTTTGGGAATCTTTTTCTCCCCGCTATTAACGGTGGTAACTTCTCAAGTAACCGCACCAGCGTTGATTATTGTCGGAGTTTTAATGGCCCAACAAACGCGTGAAATTAATTGGGACCGTCTAGAAATCGCGATTCCAGCCTTTTTAATTATCATCGGGATGCCATTAACGTACAGTATTTCAGACGGAATGGCCTTAGGAATTATTAGCTACCCAATTGCGATGATTGCCGCTAAGCGTGGTAAAGAAGTTCATCCGTTGATGTACGGGTTGTTCTTCGTCTTTATTGGGTTTATCGCAATTCTTAACGTTTAA
- a CDS encoding ribonuclease H family protein, whose translation MAKQKYYVVKIGKRPGIYRTWAEAEAQVKGFSGASYKSFGTLEEAEQWQAGKEVKPVKSTKSGVSRKSTQVPQKDPQIPTDRVLLYTDGGSRNTGTVKGGHVRQADLAAWAYLLKNGDQEYSQSGGEFGATNNRMELTALWRGLETALAKLGKDAPVTVISDSKYVLNAITKKWLAGWQRRGWKKSTGEPVANQELWQQIAHLLPQFTDLQFAWTKGHATNQGNIFVDHKLNKMMDYMEEKGMVPVDDKLPK comes from the coding sequence ATGGCAAAACAGAAGTATTACGTTGTAAAAATTGGTAAGCGTCCTGGAATTTATCGGACTTGGGCAGAAGCAGAAGCGCAGGTGAAGGGCTTTTCTGGTGCGAGCTACAAAAGCTTTGGAACACTGGAAGAAGCTGAGCAGTGGCAAGCTGGTAAAGAGGTTAAACCAGTAAAATCAACTAAGTCAGGCGTTTCTCGGAAATCAACGCAAGTTCCACAAAAAGATCCCCAAATCCCTACCGACCGGGTACTTTTATATACGGACGGTGGTTCGCGGAATACGGGTACCGTAAAAGGTGGTCATGTACGTCAAGCGGATCTAGCAGCTTGGGCATATCTATTAAAAAATGGCGACCAAGAATATTCTCAATCAGGCGGGGAGTTTGGTGCCACTAATAACCGGATGGAATTGACGGCTCTTTGGCGGGGGCTAGAAACGGCGTTGGCGAAGCTAGGCAAAGATGCACCGGTTACGGTTATTTCGGATTCCAAGTACGTTTTAAACGCCATTACTAAGAAATGGCTCGCGGGCTGGCAACGACGCGGCTGGAAAAAGTCTACTGGAGAACCGGTAGCCAATCAAGAACTCTGGCAACAAATCGCCCACTTGCTACCGCAATTTACTGATTTACAGTTTGCGTGGACGAAGGGTCACGCTACCAATCAGGGAAATATTTTTGTTGACCATAAATTAAATAAAATGATGGATTATATGGAAGAAAAGGGCATGGTTCCCGTAGATGATAAGCTTCCAAAATAA
- a CDS encoding GNAT family N-acetyltransferase, with the protein MKKFEFYHPILTDHYGLDWLTKAKVKDIFALRSQAQIAQLEQRAADQELTDTVAYVNQVMRLVMNNQALVWGITRRVDQQFVGIVGLTEFTADSKQATLQFTLPDVASLTSAMTEVLKRLITFAFQELELSQINANVAQEDALQVQLFEEAGFSLTKTEGTIRHYQLTPNDKI; encoded by the coding sequence ATGAAGAAATTTGAATTTTACCATCCCATCTTGACCGACCATTACGGACTTGATTGGCTCACTAAAGCTAAAGTAAAAGATATTTTTGCCCTCCGAAGTCAAGCTCAAATTGCGCAACTAGAACAACGCGCTGCCGACCAAGAGCTTACCGATACGGTTGCTTACGTCAACCAAGTAATGCGACTAGTGATGAATAACCAAGCCTTAGTGTGGGGGATTACCCGTCGCGTTGATCAGCAGTTCGTTGGTATTGTTGGATTAACCGAATTTACTGCTGATTCTAAACAGGCCACTCTCCAATTCACCTTACCTGACGTAGCTTCCCTGACTTCTGCAATGACAGAAGTCCTAAAGCGGCTGATCACTTTTGCGTTTCAGGAATTAGAACTATCCCAAATTAACGCAAATGTTGCCCAAGAAGATGCCCTACAAGTTCAGCTGTTCGAAGAGGCGGGTTTTTCCCTGACTAAAACGGAGGGAACTATCCGACACTACCAGTTAACCCCTAACGATAAAATTTAA
- a CDS encoding LBP_cg2779 family protein, producing MNGVTEFAEKIINFQKKNNLTDADVAFGTHLSVEKIHRIKENSYTPTDDDLKRITDFMKTK from the coding sequence ATGAATGGCGTAACAGAATTTGCGGAAAAAATTATCAATTTCCAAAAGAAAAACAACCTAACGGATGCTGACGTTGCTTTCGGAACACATCTATCCGTGGAAAAGATTCACCGAATCAAGGAAAACTCGTACACGCCGACCGACGATGACTTAAAGCGCATCACCGACTTTATGAAAACCAAATAA